One genomic segment of Hymenobacter psoromatis includes these proteins:
- a CDS encoding peptidoglycan DD-metalloendopeptidase family protein — MIFPKHFSRPLALLLLLACWLGSSAPALAQHRKKAAAPRNRDFFRVRTPTMRYVKPDTTTIMETEEMPDAKSDAAKSIFNPARKLSIVSEDTTTLNEGGQEIVEMSDQVLIDSSWVRVAGYYAIWDTHNINPYRVDGRRIRDTLTLQLTDPSRQRFARMPLVTTPITSGFAFRWGHWHFGVDLDLETGDSVRAAFDGVIRISKWDGGGYGNYLLVRHYNGLETLYGHLSKPLLPVGTFVRAGQVIGLGGSTGRSTGSHLHYEVRYEGNPINPTYLYDFPDYQLRGETFTITSSLFNYYNQALHRGRSSRSHRGEPSAARQVATHKIRPGDTLSEIADRYGVRVSTLKRLNPSLRGKLQLGKKLRVK, encoded by the coding sequence TTGATTTTCCCCAAGCACTTTTCCCGCCCGCTCGCGCTACTCCTGCTTCTTGCCTGCTGGCTGGGGAGTAGCGCGCCCGCGCTGGCGCAACACCGCAAGAAAGCGGCGGCCCCGCGCAACCGCGACTTCTTTCGGGTGCGCACGCCAACTATGCGCTACGTGAAGCCGGATACGACTACCATTATGGAGACGGAGGAGATGCCCGATGCGAAGTCGGATGCCGCCAAGTCTATCTTCAACCCGGCCCGTAAGCTCAGCATTGTGAGCGAGGACACAACCACGCTCAACGAGGGTGGGCAGGAAATTGTGGAGATGTCGGACCAGGTGCTTATTGACTCGTCGTGGGTGAGGGTGGCGGGCTACTACGCCATCTGGGATACGCACAATATCAACCCCTACCGGGTGGATGGCCGCCGCATCCGCGATACGCTCACGCTGCAGCTCACGGACCCCAGCCGGCAGCGCTTCGCCCGGATGCCGCTGGTAACTACTCCCATTACGTCGGGCTTTGCCTTTCGCTGGGGGCACTGGCACTTTGGGGTAGACCTGGACCTAGAAACCGGCGATTCGGTGCGGGCGGCCTTCGATGGAGTAATTCGTATCAGCAAGTGGGATGGCGGCGGCTATGGTAATTATCTGCTTGTGCGCCACTATAATGGCCTCGAAACCCTCTATGGGCACTTGAGCAAGCCGCTGCTGCCGGTAGGTACCTTCGTGCGAGCTGGGCAGGTGATTGGGCTGGGGGGTAGCACAGGTCGTAGCACGGGCTCGCACTTGCACTACGAGGTGCGCTACGAGGGTAATCCTATCAATCCAACTTACCTCTACGACTTTCCCGATTACCAGCTGCGAGGCGAAACGTTTACCATCACCTCGTCGCTTTTCAACTACTATAATCAGGCCCTGCACCGCGGCCGTAGCAGCCGCAGTCACCGCGGCGAGCCTAGCGCCGCTCGTCAGGTAGCGACCCATAAGATTCGCCCTGGTGATACGCTTTCCGAAATCGCTGACCGCTACGGCGTGCGCGTAAGTACGCTTAAGCGGCTGAACCCCAGCCTGCGCGGCAAGCTTCAGCTGGGGAAGAAGCTGCGGGTTAAGTAA
- the bshB1 gene encoding bacillithiol biosynthesis deacetylase BshB1 produces MKLAILALGAHPDDVEMSCSGTLLAAVAAGKKVGIVDFTRGELGTRGTPEIRAAESAAASKILQLSARENLGLPDGFFKNDREHQLPLIAAIRRYQPDIVLCNAISDRHPDHGRGAQLATDACFLSGLRMIETLGGDGQPQAAWRPKHVYHYIQDRQIPADFVVDITPHWAGKWASINAYGTQFFNTNADPTAPVTYLSGQTFSHFMEARAREFGHLIGVEFGEGYTVERPIGVKELGDLI; encoded by the coding sequence ATGAAGCTTGCTATTCTGGCCTTGGGGGCCCACCCCGATGATGTAGAGATGTCGTGCTCAGGCACGCTGCTGGCGGCCGTGGCGGCGGGCAAGAAAGTGGGCATCGTGGACTTTACGCGCGGCGAGCTGGGCACGCGCGGCACCCCCGAAATCAGGGCGGCCGAGTCGGCGGCGGCCAGCAAAATTCTCCAACTCAGCGCGCGTGAAAACCTGGGCTTACCCGACGGCTTTTTCAAAAATGACCGCGAGCACCAGCTGCCGCTCATCGCGGCCATCCGGCGCTACCAACCCGACATTGTGCTTTGCAATGCCATCTCGGACCGGCACCCCGACCACGGCCGCGGCGCGCAGCTTGCCACCGATGCCTGCTTTCTGAGCGGCCTGCGCATGATTGAGACGCTCGGGGGAGATGGCCAGCCGCAGGCCGCCTGGCGGCCCAAACACGTGTATCACTACATTCAGGACCGCCAGATTCCGGCCGATTTCGTGGTAGATATTACCCCGCATTGGGCCGGCAAGTGGGCTAGCATCAATGCCTACGGTACGCAGTTTTTCAATACCAATGCCGACCCTACGGCGCCGGTAACCTACCTCTCGGGCCAAACGTTTTCGCACTTCATGGAAGCCCGCGCCCGCGAGTTTGGGCACCTGATTGGGGTAGAGTTTGGCGAAGGCTATACCGTGGAGCGGCCGATTGGTGTGAAGGAGCTGGGCGACCTGATTTAA
- a CDS encoding KUP/HAK/KT family potassium transporter, giving the protein MSTLPTEDNIHLRRVTAAGLLVTLGIIFGDIGTSPLYVFQTIIGDRPVSELLVYGGVSAVFWTLTLQTTIKYIMLTLEADNHGEGGIFSLFSLVKKRGHWLLFPAIIGAGTLLADGIITPPISVSSAIEGLKLLYPSLNTETIVIIVIAIITLLFAFQQFGTKIVGAAFGPIMLLWFSAIAALGIAQILHYPGVLAALNPVYAIRLLTEYPKGFWLLGAVFLCTTGAEALYSDLGHCGRKNIRTSWVFVKSALVLNYLGQAAWTMGHVGHSLAGNQNPFFMIAPQWALVPLIILATLATIIASQALISGSYTLISEAVSLRFWPKVRVLFPTDQRGQIYVPSINWLLWFGCVCVQLWFKTSEAMTAAYGFSITVAMLMTSILLSQYLRGVKHWAVPVVGLLMLVFFTVEMSFLIANVTKLLNRLGILVFEWGLIFMMYVGYRGREIKNSLLTLVSVAGTKPTLLELSQDESVTKYASNLVYLTHSKKPGELENEIMYSILRKQPKRADRYWFINMSILTDPYSTRYSVEELVPGVAYKINFKLGFRVQPRLNLLFRRVLEQMGKEGEIDITSRYDSLARYQMPGDFRFVVLEKVLSYDNQLSFKERFILNGYFFVNRFAISDQQLFGLDTSDVAIEKVPLTVKPATATHDLLRDPPEQAQDPVPVEAIRAERAAVKV; this is encoded by the coding sequence ATGTCTACCCTTCCTACTGAAGACAACATCCACCTGCGGCGCGTCACGGCGGCGGGGTTGCTGGTCACGCTAGGCATCATTTTCGGCGATATCGGTACGTCGCCGCTCTACGTGTTCCAGACCATCATCGGCGACCGGCCGGTGAGCGAGCTGCTGGTGTACGGCGGCGTATCGGCCGTGTTCTGGACGCTCACGCTCCAGACCACTATTAAGTACATCATGCTCACGCTGGAGGCCGATAACCACGGCGAGGGTGGCATTTTTTCGCTGTTCTCGCTGGTAAAAAAGCGCGGGCACTGGCTGCTGTTTCCGGCCATCATCGGGGCGGGCACGCTGCTGGCCGATGGCATTATTACGCCGCCCATCTCGGTATCGTCGGCCATTGAGGGCTTGAAACTTCTCTACCCTTCCCTCAACACCGAAACCATTGTTATCATCGTGATTGCCATCATCACGCTGCTATTCGCGTTTCAGCAGTTTGGCACCAAGATAGTGGGCGCGGCTTTCGGGCCGATAATGCTGCTCTGGTTTTCGGCCATTGCGGCGCTGGGCATCGCCCAGATTCTGCACTACCCCGGTGTGCTGGCCGCCCTCAACCCGGTGTACGCCATCCGGCTATTAACCGAATATCCAAAAGGCTTCTGGCTGCTGGGCGCGGTATTTCTATGCACTACCGGGGCCGAGGCGCTGTACTCCGACCTGGGCCACTGCGGGCGCAAGAACATCCGCACCTCCTGGGTTTTTGTGAAAAGCGCCCTAGTCCTCAACTACCTGGGCCAGGCCGCCTGGACGATGGGCCACGTGGGTCACTCGCTGGCCGGCAACCAGAACCCGTTTTTCATGATTGCCCCGCAGTGGGCCCTCGTGCCGCTCATCATCCTGGCCACGCTGGCCACCATTATTGCCTCGCAGGCGCTCATTTCGGGCTCCTACACGCTTATTTCGGAGGCCGTCAGCCTGCGTTTCTGGCCCAAGGTGCGGGTGCTGTTTCCCACCGACCAGCGCGGCCAGATTTACGTGCCCAGCATCAACTGGCTGCTGTGGTTTGGCTGCGTGTGCGTGCAGCTTTGGTTTAAAACGTCGGAGGCCATGACGGCGGCCTACGGCTTCAGCATCACGGTGGCCATGCTGATGACCAGCATCTTGCTGTCGCAGTACCTGCGCGGCGTCAAGCATTGGGCAGTGCCGGTGGTGGGGCTGCTCATGCTGGTCTTTTTCACCGTCGAAATGTCCTTTCTTATTGCCAACGTCACCAAGCTGCTCAACCGGCTGGGCATCCTGGTCTTCGAGTGGGGCCTGATTTTTATGATGTACGTGGGCTACCGCGGCCGCGAAATCAAGAACAGCCTGCTGACCCTGGTGTCGGTGGCCGGCACCAAGCCTACCCTCCTCGAATTGAGCCAGGATGAGTCGGTGACCAAATACGCCAGCAACCTCGTGTACCTCACCCACAGCAAGAAGCCCGGCGAGCTGGAAAACGAAATCATGTATTCCATCCTGCGCAAGCAGCCCAAACGCGCTGACCGCTACTGGTTCATCAACATGAGCATCCTCACGGACCCGTACTCGACCCGCTATTCGGTGGAAGAACTAGTGCCCGGCGTGGCCTACAAGATTAATTTTAAGCTGGGCTTCCGGGTGCAGCCGCGCCTTAATCTGCTATTCCGCCGCGTACTGGAGCAGATGGGTAAGGAAGGTGAAATCGACATTACCTCGCGCTACGACTCGCTGGCCCGCTACCAGATGCCTGGCGATTTCCGCTTTGTGGTGCTCGAAAAAGTGCTTAGCTATGATAATCAGCTTAGCTTCAAGGAGCGCTTTATCCTGAACGGCTACTTCTTCGTCAACCGCTTCGCCATCTCCGACCAGCAGCTCTTCGGTCTCGATACCAGCGATGTAGCCATCGAGAAAGTCCCGCTCACCGTTAAGCCCGCGACCGCTACCCACGACCTGCTGCGCGACCCGCCTGAGCAGGCCCAAGACCCCGTGCCCGTGGAAGCCATCCGCGCCGAGCGAGCCGCCGTGAAGGTGTAA